The following is a genomic window from Thermoanaerobaculia bacterium.
GCCCTCCACGAGCTGATGTACCCGCTGTCCCAGGGCTACGACTCCGTGGCCCTCGGCGCCGACGTCGAGCTCGGCGGGACCGATCAGCTCTTCAACCTCCTTCTCGGCCGCGATCTGATGCGCGAGGAGGGAATGGAGCCGCAGGTCGTGATGACGGTGCCGCTCCTCGTCGGGACCGACGGTGTCGAGAAGATGTCGAAGTCGCTGGGCAACGCGATCGGCGTGAGCGACCCCCCGTCCGAGATGTACGGCAAGCTCATGTCGATCTCCGACGAGACGATGTGGAGCTATTACCTCCTCCTGACGGACGATCTCCCGGAGGTCATCGAGGAGAAGAAGCGGACGATGCACCCCATGGACGCGAAGAAGGCGCTCGCGAGGCAGATCGTCGGCCGATACCACGGCGGCGACGAAGCGGGACGCGCCGCCGAGGAGGAGTTCGTCCGCGTCTTCTCGAAGCGGGAGGACCCGGCGCGCTACGAGGAGATCGTGCTGCCGGCCTCCGGCGCTGAGGAGGTTCTTCCGAAGATTCTCTGCGAGGCAGGGCTCGCCCCGTCGAACGCCGAGGCGCGGCGCCTCATCGCGTCAGGCGCGGTCGACGTGGACGACGTTCGCGCGTCGGACCCGAAGCAAACGATTCCGCGCGTCGCGGGTGGCGAAGTCCGCCTGCGTGTCGGAAAGCGCCGCTTCGCGAAGATCATTTTTCGCTAAGCTCAACAATACACGACATCCTGGGATCTCGAGGGCTGCCGAGAAGTGCAGCGAGGACTCTTGCCGAGGCGCGGCGAGGCGCGAACCCGACGGGATGCGGGGAGCCCGGCCCGCGGCCGCGGCGTACCGTGGCGTACGTTAAGGCCGCGGGCGGGCTCCACGCGCCCGTCCGGCTCGATGCATCGCCGTGCCCATCCTCAGATGCAGCAGGCACCGCGCGGAATCTCCGCGCCGTGCGGACACGCCCTCGGGTGCTTCAGAAACGCGCAGATCGAATCGGTGACCTCCAGCGACAGGATGTGCTCGAAGCGGCAAGCCTCCCGCTCGGTGACCTTCGCGTCGAGCGAGAGAGTCTGAGTGAAGAGCATCTCCGCCAGCCGCTGGCGCCGGATGAGGTTCCGGGCGCGCTCGTAGCCCGTTTCGGTCAGCTCGACGGAATCGTCCGCGAAGGCGATGAGCCCCCGGTCGGCGATTCGCTTCAAGAGCGTCGGCGGCGCGCCGTGCGGGCCGGAGACGAGGCGGTGCATGCTGCGGTCGCCGCGCTCCCGCAGGATCCAGATCCGCTCGAGCGCCTCGTCCATCGCTTCCTCCGCCTCGGCGGGCGTCATGAACGAGCCGACGATTCGCCCGTGCTCGAGCGTGAGCCGCCGGTCGGCGAGCTTGGAGACGGTGAGGTCGTGCGTCACCATGACGATCGTCTGCCCCTCGCGGTGGAGCTCCTGGAAGAGCTCGAGCACGACGTTCTCGTTCTCCTCGTCGAGGTTGCCCGTGGGCTCGTCGGCGAGGAGGAGCTTCGGCCGGTTGATGAGGGCGCGCGCGATGCAGACGCGCTGGAGCTCGCCTCCCGAGAGCTGCGAGGGGAGCGCGTCGGACCTCGCGGCGAGCCCGACCCTCCCGAGCACTTCGCGCGCCTCTTTCTCGTCGACGAGCGAATGGAGATCCTGCGCGAGCATGACGTTCTCGACAGCCGTCAGATAGGGCACGGTGTAGAACGCCTGGAAGACGAGCCCGATCTTCTCGCGGCGGAGGCGAATTCGCTCCCTCTCGGAGACGGCGGTCGTGTCGACGCCGTCGACGACGATACGCCCCCGGTCCGGGCGGTCGAGCCCGGCGGCCAGATGCAGGAGAGTCGATTTTCCGGATCCCGAAGGTCCGACGACCGCCACGAATTCGCCCGCGGCGATCGAGACGCTGACGTCGTCGAGCGCGAGCGGTCCGCGCGGATACGCGCGGGTGACGTTTTCGAAGACGAGGATGTCGTTCATTCGTTCATCGCTCATTCGTCTATTCGTTCCTCAAGGCGGTGATCGCCTCGATCCGGAGCGCTCGCCCGACGGAGGGAAGCCCGGCCGCCGCGGCGGTCACGATCGAGAGCAGGAAGGGGACGGCCACCCAGAACGCCGACACCGTCAGCGGAACGCCGAAGAGCGAACGTTCGAGCCGATCGGCGATCAGAAGGCCCGCCACCGACCCTGCGGCGCCGCCGATCGCCCCCAGCGCCGCGCCTTCGGCGAGGAAGCGCACGAAGAGTCGCCGCCCCTCCGCGCCGAGCGATTTCTCGAGCGCGATCTCGCGGCGGCGCTGGACGACGGCGGCCATCAGCGTCGTCGCCGTGCCGAGCGCCGCCAGCGCCGCGATCGCGATCCCCATCGCGGTGAGGAGTCCCCTCAGGCGCACGACGATCCGCCCTTCGGAGGTCGAGACCGCGAGCAGCGGGTCGACTCTCGCGCCGGAGGCGCGCTCGATTCCCGCGGCCGATCCGGTGATGCGGCGGCCGCTTCCCGCGATGCGAAGGAGCACGGCGTCCGCTTCCCCGGGATCCGTCCGCGGCAGATCCGCCCAGGGGAGGATGAGCTCTTCGTCTTCCCCCTCGCCGGTCGCCACCCGGCCGACGATCCGGATCTTCCGCGCGCCCCCGGGAAGGCCGACCGTCACTTCGCGCGACCGGTCGAGGCCGAGCCGGTCGAACAGACGCACGCCGGCGACGGCTTCGCCGGGAGACGCCGGAAGCGCGCCGTCGAGGTCCCAGGTGGCGAAGAACGGTTTCGCCCGGGAGAAGTCGACGGCGACCGCGGTGACGCGGCGCGACCCGGCGGCGACATCCTGGATCCGGATCGGCAGCGCGCGCTCGACTTCCGGCGCCGCGAGGATCCGGCGCGTCGCGTCGCCGGGAAGGGGGCGGCCGTCGCGGCTTCGGGCGACCGCGTTCGGCCCGCGGAGCCGGAACTCCCGGGTCATCTTGCGGGAGACGTCGGAGGCGAGCGAGCCGAGGCCGCCGATCGCGGCGGCGGCGATCGCGATCGCGACGATCGCCGGGACGTAGCGCGGAAGCCGGCGCTGGAACGATCGCAGGAGCTGACGTCCGGCGAAGCTCACCGCGTCACGCTTCCCGGAGCGCCGCGATCGGCTCGAGGGCGATCGCGCGCCGGACCGGCTCCAGCGAGGCGGCGACCGAGACGAAGACCGCCGCCGCCACGGCGACGGCGGCCAGCAGCGGCGTCCGAACGACGGAGAAGCCGAAGATCGCGCGCGCCAGCGCCGGCGCGGCGAGGAACCCGGCGGCCGCTCCCGCCGCGCCGCCGAGAAGCCCGTTCACGGCGGCTTCGGCGAGGAACACCGCGGCGACCTTCTCCGGCTCGGCGCCGAGGGCCTTCCAGAGGCCGATCTCGGGTGCTCGCTCGGTGACGGAGTCGAAGAGCGTCGAGAACACCGCGAGCAGCGCGGCGAGCAGGGCGGCCCCCGCCGCGAAGAGGAGCAGGGTCTCGGCGACGTGGGCGGAACGCTCCTCGTCGGCGGTCACCCGGCGCAGCGGCGCGGCGCGCGCGCCGGGGATCGCCTCTCCGATCTGCGCGGCGATCGACGAAGCGTAGGGGGTGCAGTACCAGCGATCATACTCGGCCGGCGGGAGCTTCCTCGGGTCGCGATGGAGGGCGGCCTGGAGCTTCGACTCGGGGGTCGTCATCGCGGTGACGTCGATGCGGCCGATGCGTCCCGGCGCGCCGGCGATCGCCTGCGCGGCCGAAAGCGGCAGGAGGAGGGCCGTGTCCTCCCGCTCGCCGGAACGGAAGATCCCCGTGATCGTCACGGTCCGCGTCCCTCCCGGGCCGGCGACCGCGAGCCGGGTTCCCGGGGCCCACGGGCGCCCGTCGGCCGCGCGGACGCCCGCCGCCGCCTCCTCGGCGCCGTCGGAGGGCCAGCGCCCCCGCTCGATCTTCCAAGCGGGATGCGCCCCGAGGACGCTCGTCTCGAGGGGCTCTCCCTTCTCCGTGCGGCGCTCTCTCCGGAAATCGACCCCCTCCGCCGCGACCGGGCTCCCGTTGGCCGTCGCGGAGAATTCGAGAACGGGCGAGATCGCCGTGATGTTGTTCTTCCAGAAGAGATCGGGGAAGGCGTCGAGCGCCCGTTCGGGCAGCGCCTGCGGCGACGGGGGCGCGGGAAGCGGAGCGCCGAGGATCGACGGCGACGCCTTCGCCGTCTCGGGAAGGACGACGATGTTCGCGCCGTACGCGGTCAGGTCGCGGCGCGCGCGGTCGCCGATGCCCGACCCGATCGCGAG
Proteins encoded in this region:
- the tyrS gene encoding tyrosine--tRNA ligase, which gives rise to MQSRRQADDYDVLVKGCSHVIDETDLRRKLARSEKEGRPLVVKVGFDPSAPDIHLGHTVLLHKMRHFQNRDHRVIFLIGDFTGLIGDPSGKKSTRPQLTRGEIEKNAETYAQQCYKVLDPEKTEIRYNSEWFLGGGKENRPPLGADGFVRLASRITVARVLERDDFQRRWNAHQPIALHELMYPLSQGYDSVALGADVELGGTDQLFNLLLGRDLMREEGMEPQVVMTVPLLVGTDGVEKMSKSLGNAIGVSDPPSEMYGKLMSISDETMWSYYLLLTDDLPEVIEEKKRTMHPMDAKKALARQIVGRYHGGDEAGRAAEEEFVRVFSKREDPARYEEIVLPASGAEEVLPKILCEAGLAPSNAEARRLIASGAVDVDDVRASDPKQTIPRVAGGEVRLRVGKRRFAKIIFR
- a CDS encoding iron dependent repressor, metal binding and dimerization domain protein, whose protein sequence is MTPAEAEEAMDEALERIWILRERGDRSMHRLVSGPHGAPPTLLKRIADRGLIAFADDSVELTETGYERARNLIRRQRLAEMLFTQTLSLDAKVTEREACRFEHILSLEVTDSICAFLKHPRACPHGAEIPRGACCI
- a CDS encoding FtsX-like permease family protein; this encodes MSFAGRQLLRSFQRRLPRYVPAIVAIAIAAAAIGGLGSLASDVSRKMTREFRLRGPNAVARSRDGRPLPGDATRRILAAPEVERALPIRIQDVAAGSRRVTAVAVDFSRAKPFFATWDLDGALPASPGEAVAGVRLFDRLGLDRSREVTVGLPGGARKIRIVGRVATGEGEDEELILPWADLPRTDPGEADAVLLRIAGSGRRITGSAAGIERASGARVDPLLAVSTSEGRIVVRLRGLLTAMGIAIAALAALGTATTLMAAVVQRRREIALEKSLGAEGRRLFVRFLAEGAALGAIGGAAGSVAGLLIADRLERSLFGVPLTVSAFWVAVPFLLSIVTAAAAGLPSVGRALRIEAITALRNE
- a CDS encoding FtsX-like permease family protein, whose amino-acid sequence is MFFRILASSFRRSRRRKTVAFIALAIASAVWTLVLAIGSGIGDRARRDLTAYGANIVVLPETAKASPSILGAPLPAPPSPQALPERALDAFPDLFWKNNITAISPVLEFSATANGSPVAAEGVDFRRERRTEKGEPLETSVLGAHPAWKIERGRWPSDGAEEAAAGVRAADGRPWAPGTRLAVAGPGGTRTVTITGIFRSGEREDTALLLPLSAAQAIAGAPGRIGRIDVTAMTTPESKLQAALHRDPRKLPPAEYDRWYCTPYASSIAAQIGEAIPGARAAPLRRVTADEERSAHVAETLLLFAAGAALLAALLAVFSTLFDSVTERAPEIGLWKALGAEPEKVAAVFLAEAAVNGLLGGAAGAAAGFLAAPALARAIFGFSVVRTPLLAAVAVAAAVFVSVAASLEPVRRAIALEPIAALREA